In Aurantimicrobium minutum, the DNA window AATATGGTGTCAAAACGCTATCGTTAGGATACTAACGAATAATACCTTCGTGCTAGCGCACAGCCAAAATTTCATCGTTATTCTGTGAATACCCATTCTCTATCCCAGGAGTGCTTTGTGAAAGCTTTAGTAATTCAGCACGATCACGTGAGCCCCACGGGCCCACTAGGGCGCCGACTAAAACACCACGGCTTTGAGATCACAGAGTTTCTTGTTGTCCCTAAAGAGTCGTTCAAAGCGCCCAACGTTACGGTGGATTTTCCCGATACAGACGATTTTGACTTAGTTGTCTTTCTGGGAGCTCCCTGGGGTGCATGGGATGACAATTGCATAGGAAATTGGCTCACTCCTGAAATAGAGCTGTGTCGCGAGCTCGTCACATCAAACAAGCCAGTACTGGGCATTTGTTTTGGCGGACAGCTCATGGCACGTGCATTGGGTGGGACGGTGGCACCTGGACAACATCCAGAGATTGGCTGGACCTATATCTGGAGTGACGATCAATCGCTCGTGAGCAATGGTCCGTGGTTCCAATTCCACTATGACCGCTTTACTGTTCCACCGGGAGCTCAGGAAATTGCTCGTAACCCCGTAGCCCCACAAGCCTTCACCATTAACCGCTCATTGGGCGTGCAGTTTCATCCAGAGCTAGATTCTGCAGCCCTCAAAGGCTGGCTCGATGAAGGCGGTTGGCCCAGCGTTGCAGAAGATCACCAAGATGGAGAAATAATGCTTGCACAAACCAAGGCTGAAGATGCCGCTGGTGAAGCGCGTACCTATGCACTGGTTGACGCATTTCTCACGAGAGTTGCTCAGTTGGTTTGACGTACACGGCACACATTAAATAGCCCCCGAGATCATCGGGGGCTATTTCTATGGAGGCCTTTACTGCGGTGAGACGCCCGCAGGAGGCAACATCGTTAGCGAAGGGTTACCTTCACAGGCATTGATTTGATGCCGTGGATGAAGTTGGAGTGCACAAAGTCCATAGGGCCGGTGCGCTCCATCTTGTCGATTCGGCGAATGACATCTTCAAACATGATGATGAGCTCAATACGTGCAAGAGCGTTACCCAAGCACATGTGGGGGCCACCACGACCGAATGTCATGTGTTCATTTGGCATGCGAGTGGGGATCATCTTCTCAGGGTCTGCGAAAACCTCTGGGTCACGGTTTCCAGATGCAAACCAGGTGACGACTTTTTGGCCGGCCTTAATTTCCTTGCCACCAAATTCCACGTCTTTGGTTGCGGTGCGACGGAAATGGTAAATGGGGCTTGCGTAGCGTAGGAATTCTTCAACTGCCCAAGGGATGTCCTGAGGGTTTTCCTGCAGGTAGGCAATGACCTCAGGGTTGTTCATGAGGTTGTTCATGGTGTGAGCGATGGTCTGACGAGTGGTCTCGTGACCCGCCACAATCAGCAGCAGGAAGTTGGTGTGGTATTCCTGATCGGTCAATGGCTTGCCGTCCATAGGAACGCTGTTAATCATTGTGGAGATGATGTCAGTTCCATTGCGGCCAAGACGCTGACGCTTGAGTTCATCACCGTAAGCAAAAACTTCAAGAGCTGCTGGCGAACGGAAAGGCACCAAGCGGTACTTTTCACTTTCAGGGTCGGTCGGAAGAAGATCGGTCAGGCTGGGGTCGCTGGAACCGATCATGGCGTTACCCCACCGAATGATGTTCTCAATATCGGTGTCTGGGATTTCTAGAAGTCGTGCGAGAACACGAATGGGGTAATCAGCCGCAACATCGTGCAAGAAGTCGAACTCACCCTTAGCGAATGCATTGTCCAGCGTTGTCGCAGTGAGGCCACGAAGGAAGGTCTCGTACTTTGCAACATTGTTGGGGGTGAAATCATTCTGAAGCAGACGGCGCAGCGCGCGGTGACGAGTACCGTCAGAGTCGAGCAAAGAACGACGTGCCTCTTCTTGATCAGGCTCGAGCTCTTCCAGGTTGGTGAAGTGGCTACTGGTGAATGTTTCAGGGTCACGTAGCACTTTCACAATGTCGTGGTAGCGCATAACAGACCAGAAGCCAGAACCACCGTCTGTTTCATCGCTCCAGTTCACAGGGTCGTTTGCACGAAGTTCGGCAAACAGATCCCACGGGGCACCGTTATCAAAAACGTCGAGGTCGGCGAGGGAGCGAGTGGCCATGAAGATCTCCTCATTGAGATTGTTTGGATACGAACAATATAAACAATAATAACCAGAAGTGCTGACGAAGAGTCAAGTCTTACCGCCACAATGGTGTGAGAAAGTTTTTTGGGAATGGTGAAATGACTGGAAGCCACACACTCGGCGAAACTGAAGCACGCGTTGCTAACCGCCTGAGTCACATGCAACTCGACTTTGAGGCGATGGCTGTCACTTCCAATTTGTTTCGCGCAGCGAGTGCTGTGCGCAATCACTTTGAACGAAATGTTCTTGCCGAGAGCGGGTTGAGCTGGACTGCTTTTGTTGTTCTCTGGGTGACCTGGATTTGGGAACCAGCAGAAACTCGCGACATCGCAGCAGAGGCCGGAATCTCCAAGGCAACGCTGACAGGTGTGTTGAGCACACTCGAAAAGATGGACCTTGTGTTGCGCTCTCGCAGCACTGAAGATGGTCGACTTGTGTTGGTCACGTTGACCACCAAGGGACAGACCTTGATGGAGACATTGTTTCCAGCCTTCAACCGTCAAGAGGTTGAAGTTGTTTCACCTGTGGCAGATAACAAGCGCGGTGACTTAGCTGACATGCTGCGTGCGATTACAGCAAAAATCGAAGGCTAGTTCTTAGCGGCGAAAGATGCTGCTTCACTGACAAAACGAGAAAGTATCTCGAGCTGCGCAGCATTGGTGTCGTAGTTATCTTCGGGGTGCCACTGCACACCGAAGGCCCATCCAGGAGCATTAATCTTCACTGCTTCGACGTAGCCTTCTGTTGAGCGTCCAATCACTTCCAGGCCAGGGGCAACCTGATCAATCATTTGATGGTGATAACAGGAAGCCTGCAACGAAGCCGTGCTTAAGCCCAATTCGTCGAGGTATTTCTCAATGGTGACGGGAGCAACATGGTGCTGGTGCGGCTGCTCCATGTGTTGCACAAGTGTTCCGCCCAGTGCCACGTTCGTGATTTGAAGCCCTCGACAAATGGCAAAGAACGGGATTGAGGTCTGCAGGGCATGTTTCACCAAAGAGATGTCTGCTTCATCAGCAAGATCGTCAACGTCGTAAACGTGTTCCGAAGAAATCTCTTGGCCGTATGTTCGAGGGTTGATGTCAGCCCCACCAGGCATCAGCACGCCATCTATTCCGCGGAGGCGATCTGACCAGTCGCTTCCCGACACAGGCAACATAGTCAGAGGTTCGCCGCCGGCGGCCCAGACCATTTCTGCTAACCGACGAGCGGTCACAATGGCGGCGTATCTCGTTGCTGATGTGCTTTCAGCAAACCTGGCAAGAATGGCAATCCGGGGGCGAGCCATCAGCATACCTTTCAAATAAATGTCTGATTTATCTTGTGTGACTTTTATATCCTAGTAATAATCATTAGTATACGAATGATTACTTCAACACGATGATGTGAGGACCTGACCCATGAGCACAATTAGCGTCGCCGGTGCCGAGATCGACACCCGCCACTATATTGGCGGTCAGCGCGTCTCCTCCGCCCAGACCTATACCAACACCTCTCCCATCGAGGGAACCTTCCTCGGAGAAATCTCCCGCGGAGGACAGGAAGAAGTAGATGCTGCTGTTGCAGCAGCACGTGCGGCTTTTCCCGCTTGGGCCAAGCTTGGCCCCCAAGGTCGTGGTGTATTGCTTCACAAACTTGCAGACCTCATTGAAGAAAATAACGAGACACTTTCACAGCTCGAAACAATGGACAATGGTTCATTACTGCGCTCCCACCGCCGGGGAGTCATGCCTCGCGTGGCAATGAACATTCGATTCTTCGCAGACTGGGCACTCAACGATCTACACCACGAACCCTTCGAAACTCGTGGTCACACCAACAACGTCAGCTGGGATCCTTCTGGTGTAGCAGCACTGATTACTCCCTGGAACGCCCCCTTGATGTTGGCAACCTGGAAGATCGGCCCCGCGCTCGCCGCAGGAGACACTGTCGTGCTCAAGCCAGCCGAGTGGACACCACTGAGTGCGTCATTCTTTGCTGACCTCACCAAGCAGGCGGGTATTCCCGATGGCGTCTTCAACGTTGTGCAAGGCTACGGAAAAGAAGCCGGAGCTGCACTGGTTGCACACCCTGACATCAACCGCATCTCCTTCACTGGCTCAGTTCCCACCGCCAAGGTTATTGCTCGTGCAGCAGCTGACAACCTGACACCTTGCTCCTTCGAACTTGGTGGCAAGAGCCCCATGATTGTTCTCGAAGATGCAGATCTTGACCTTGCTGCAGAAATTGCGGTTGAACAATACGACAACGCTGGGCAGGTGTGTCTGTCAGGAACACGTATTTTCGTTCACGAAAACGTGGCAGATGAGTTTGCGAAAAAGTTTGGGGAAAAGGCGGCAGCAATCAAGCAAGGTGACCCTCGCGATGAGGGCACCGACATTGGCCCACAAATTCACCAAGTCCACTTCGACAGGGTGAAGGGTTTTGTTGATCGTGCTAAGGCAGAAGGCCAAGAGATTGTCTGGGGCGGTGAACCCAACGAAGAGTTGGGCGGACTGTTCTTCAAGCCAACCTTGGTGAAGAACCCAACCCCTGGTTCAGAGATTGTCTCGAGCGAAATCTTTGGTCCTGTGCTGTGCATGATGACCTTCAACACCGATGAGGAAGTCATTGAGAAAGCCAACGGCACAGAGTTTGGACTTGCCGCCGTTGTGGTCTCCGGAAATAAGGAGCACGCCAAGAAAATCACTGACGAGATAGTGGCCGGAACAATCTGGGTCAACTGCTTCTTTGTTCGTGACCTGCGTGCACCATTCGGAGGTTCCAAGAAGTCAGGCATTGGCCGCGATGGCGGCACATGGTCTTTCGACTTCTATGCAGATGTAAAGAACACCGTAGTTTCACCAAATGGATGGAAGGAATAACCATGGGCGAAGTAGTAGGCGCTGCAATTCTTGCGCACGTACCCACAATCATGCTCCCCAAGGAGACTCGCCTTGAGCTCAATGAGGGCAAAGAAATCTCTCTCGTTCCTGGCCTAGAAAAGCTGCGCAAGGACGTCATGGAGACGCTCGACTACGACACCGTTATCGTGCTTGACTCGCACTGGGCTACCACAGTTGAGTTTGTCATTACTTCACACGACCACCGTGAGGGAAAGTACACCGCTGAAGAACTCCCTCGCGGAATGTCCCAGATTCCCTACTCCTTCAAGGGTGACCGTGAGCTCGCTGAGTCGGTGGTCAAGTATGACGAAAAGAACGGAACATGGATTACCCCCATTTCCGACCCCTACCTGCCCATCATGTATGCCACCGTCAACCTGTGGGACTACCTCGGTAAGGGACTAGACAAGCGTTGGGTTTCCGTCTCGGTGTGCCAGACAGCAACCACCGAAGACTTCTTGCGTGCAGGTCGTGCCCTCGGTGAAGCTATTCGTGACTCAGACCGCAAGGTTCTTCTCTTGGCTTCGGGTGCACTTTCACACACCTTCTACAAGCTGCGTGATCTGCGTAAGCACGAAGCCAGTGACCCCAGCCACATATTCTCTCCAGAAGCACGTGCTGCTGATGAAGAACGCATCGAATGGTTCAAGGCAGGAGATCACAAGCGTGTTCTTGAGACCATGCCTGAATTCATGAAGTACAAGCCAGAGGCTAACTTCAGCCACTACCTCACCATGGCTGGCGCCATTGGTGAAGAGGCCAACACCTCTAAAGGTGTGATGTACTCAGACTACGAGAACTCGGTCGGCACCGGTCAGGTTCACATCTACTTCCCGAAGCCCGAAGGTGGCTTCCCTCTTCCAAAGGACATGGTTCTCTCACGTGACTGAATATCGTCGAATCCTGCTTGACGGCGCTGCGGTGCAAACCGTACGCGACGGAGAGTTCCTTGTTGCCGCCGACGGCCGTCGTGTAGCTATCGAAGATGCGCAACATCTGCCACCTTCGGAGCCCACCAAGATCATTGCTGTTCACCTGAACTACGACAGTCGCACCAAGGAGTTCATGACCAAGCTCCCTGATGCCCCCACCTACTTCCACAAGCCCATCACGGCAATCAACAGCCACAAGGGGGCTGTTGTGCGCCCCGAAGGCTGCAAGTGGTTGAACTATGAGGGTGAAATCGTCATCGTGATCGGAAAGACCTGCCGCAACATTAGCCCAGAGGAAGCCGGCGACTACATCGCCGGATACACCGTGGGTAATGACTATGGACTGCACGACTTCCGCGACACTGACGCCGGCTCCATGTTGCGTGTGAAGGGTTCAGACACCCTGGCTCCCGTCGGCCCTGGTCTGGTTACTGACTGGGACTTCCGCAACAAGATGATTCGCACCTATGTCAACGGTAAGGTCAAGCAAGAAGACAACACTGACAACATGGAATGGGACATGCACTATCTGGTTGCAGATATTGCGCGCACCATCACCTTGGTTCCTGGTGACATACTCTTTTCGGGAACCCCCGCCTTCTCACGTCCAGTTCAACCTGGTGATGTTGTCGAGGTTGAAGTTGAAGGCCTCGGTAAGTTGACCAACCACATCGTTGTCGGCCCCACTCCGATCCGCACAGACGTGGGAGCGCAACCCACTGAGAGTGAAGAAGTAATTTCAACCGCTTTAGGAGGGGATTGGGAGTTCCGCGGAATTCGCACACCCTCTAAAGACCTATATCCATCAACCGTGGAGGAAAAAGAATAATGCTCAAGATTCATGTCGACATGGAAAAGTGCCAGCACTACGGACAGTGCGTCTTTGACGCACCAAACGTATTCCGTCTCAACGATGACGACAAGCTGGAATACGAAGCAACGGCGGATGACAGCGAACAGGACAACGTCCAGCTCGCAGTAGACATCTGCCCTATGCAGGCAATTTCCTTCACAAAAGCAGACTAAGTTCAGCTGATGACCCGTCCCGTAGTTATTGTCGGGGCCTCAATGGGTGGACTTCGCGCCGCGGAAACACTCCGCAAGAGTGGTTACGAGGATCGTCTGGTCGTCATTGGCGACGAACCACACGCACCGTATAACCGACCACCGCTGTCCAAAGAGGTTCTCGCTGAACAGGTAGACCACGCCGCGGTGGCCTTTCCTCTTTCAGAAGTACTTGACGATGTCGAGTGGGTGTTAGGCAACGCAGTCGTCAGTGCAGACCTCGAGTCACAGTCCATCACGCTCGCAGATGGTCAACATCTGGAATACAGCTGCCTCATTATTGCAACCGGCCTTCGTCCGCGAAGGCTTGATTTGCCCGGCCAACCACAATCTGGTGCTCACGCAATTCGCACTCTCGATGACGCGATGTCATTAAGAGCAGAGCTTAAGCCTGGTGCGAAGGTTGTGGTTTACGGAGCAGGCTTTATTGGATGCGAAGCAGCTGCCACGGCAACAAAGCTCGGTGCCACTGTCACCGTCGTGGGCAAGGGTCCGGTTCCTATGTTGCGTCCGCTTGGGCAGCAGCTCGCTGAAGATATTCAGCGTCGCCACGAGGCACACGGTGTTCGTTTTGTGATGAACACCTACCTGACCAGAATCCTGGGGGAGGAGAAGGTCACCGGTGTTGTGTTGGATAACGGGGAAACTCTGGAATGTGATGTTCTCATTGAGTCCATCGGTTCACTTCCAAATACGGAGTTCCTCGAAGGTAATGACATTGACATCGAGTCAGGTGTTCATGTCAATTCCACGCTGCATGCATTGCGTAAAGATGGAACTGCGTGGAGTAACGTCTTTGCAATAGGTGATGTGGCTCGATTCCCCATCCCACAGTTTGACCCCACAACTCGTCGCGTTGAGCACTGGAATATTCCGACAGAAATGGCGCGAAAGGTAGGCAAGCAGGTTGCTCTGCAATTGGGAGAAGATCTCGAGGCACACGCAACAGAGCTCGCGAAAAACTTTGCACCCATCCCTTCGTTCTGGAGTGATCAATTTGAGGTGAGCCTGCTTGCCTACGGATTGTTAGATCAAGGTGAAGAGGTGCGACTTCTTGAGGGGGAAGTTGGGGGAGATTGCATCTACGGATATTTCAAGGGCGATGACATGGTGGGAGTATGCGGAATAGGCATGCGTTCAAAAGTTATGGGTTACCGCAATAAAGTGGGCATTACGGTTTCATAAAATTCATTCAGGTTTACTTCTCAACGATGTGAAAGGCATATCATGACCACTCAGGTTCGCGCTGTCGGAGCGAAGTCAGAAAAAGCACCTTTGGAAACAATAGAAATCACACGCCGTGATGTCCTGCCTGAAGACGTGCGTATTGCCATTGACTACTCAGGAATTTGTCACTCGGACATTCACACCGTTCGTGGTGACTGGGGAGATATGCCCTACCCCGTCGTGCCAGGTCACGAAATCATTGGTCGAGTTGTTGAAGTTGGCGACAAAGTAACCAAATACTCTGTCGGTGACCTTGTGGGTGTGGGCGTCATAGTCAAAAGCTGTGGAGAATGTGACAACTGCAAGGCGGGTGATGAACACTTCTGCCAAGGGCCTACTGGGCCTCTGCTGACCTATGCAGAGGCAGACCCTTACATGCCAGGCTCCTCCACCCATGGGGGATACTCACGTGAAATCGTGACCACGGAGAAATTCGTTTACCGTATTCCCGAAAACCTCGACAAAGCAGCCGCTGCACCTTTGCTGTGTGCTGGAATCACTGTCTATTCCCCTCTGAAGCACTGGGGCGCAGGCCCAGGTAAAACCGTCGGTGTAGCAGGTGTTGGAGGGCTTGGCCACATGGCAGTGAAGTTTGCGCATGCACTCGGTGCCCACACTGTTGCATTGACCACAAGCCCTGAAAAGGTCGAGCTGTGTAAGTCTCTCGGCGCCGATGAAGTTCTCATCACAAGCGACAGCGAAGCGATGAAGGCATCAGCAGAAAAGTTTGATCTCATCATCTCAACACTTCCCGGAGACCACGATATGAATCCATATCTTGACCTTCTTGGTCAAGATGGTAGCTATGTCGTTGTAGGTGCTGTGGGGAACATGACGCACTCTTTCTCCCTACCTAAGTTGATGAAGCGCCACCGTTCCATTGCAGGATCTCAAATTGGTTCTACCCGGGAGACCCAAGAAATGTTGGATTTCTGTGGCGAGCACAACATCGTCGCTGATATTGAACTCATCAATGCTGACTACATCAACGAAGCTTATGACCGAGTGGTCGCAGGTGATGTGCAATTCCGGTTCGTTATTGACGCCCAAACAATATAGGAACTCAAGATGACTGAAGCACAATCGGAACGCCCAGCAGCTTCCTATCCCACTACAGCGAGACCAGATTCATCTTCTGAGGAGTACCAGAAGATGGATAAGCTCGCGAAAATGATGGAACATCAAGTAGATGTTCTCCGGGGAACTGCCGAAGAGCAGAATTAAAGCTACTCCTTGGGTTGCTGCTGCGTAATGCAGTGAATACCGCCACCACGAGCAAACAGCGGGCGAGCGTCCACGAGCACGATTTCACGACCGGGGTAGGCCTTTGAGAGTACCTTTTTGGCTTTCTCATCGTTTGCGTCATCGAATGCACACAAAATCACTGCGCCGTTGCACACGTAATGGTTGATGTAGCTGTAGTCGACCCAGCCTTCGTCATCCTGCAATACTTCCGGTGCAGGCACTGAAATGACGTTGAGCTTGTTTCCTTCTGAATCTCGAACCGCCTTGAGGACTCTGCGCACCTCTTGGCTGATCCAGTAGTCGGGGTGTTCTTGGTTCTTTTGATCATGAAAAAGAACAGTGTCCTCGTTGGCAAAACACGCCACGATGTCAATGTGTCCACGAGTTCCGAATTCGTCATAGTCACGCGTGAGACCTCGTGGCATCCAGATCACGTGATCAACTCCGAGCGTGCGATGTAGTTCTGCTTCTACTTGTTCTTTAGTCCAGTCAGGGTTGCGGCCTGGATCAAGCTGAACTGTTTCGGTAATCATGACGGTGCGAGAACCATTGACGTGGATTCCACCACCCTCATTGGTCAGTGGGGAGTCAATCCGGGGAACACCGATGGAGTCCAGAATCTTGGTGGCTGCTTGGGAATCGTGTTCCCAGCTTGCCCAACTTTGGCCGCCCCAGCCATTGAAAATCCAGTTCACTCCAGCGAGCTTTCCTGAGCTGTCGCGAACAAACGTGGGACCAATGTCTCGCATCCACGCGTCATCGAGCTGGGCAACCAAGATCTCAACCTGAGGATCTAACCACTTCTTGGCTTCGTCAACTGCACTGGGATCAACCAGGATGGTGACCGGCTCGAAGCGCACGATGGTGTTGGCCACATCTGACCAACACTTTCGTGCTTCATTGGCGAGCTCCTCCGTTTCACCGAGGGTGTAACCGGAGGAAGGCCAAGCCATCCAAGTGCGCTCATGCTCAGCCCATTCAGCTGGCATGTGGAATTCACGAGATGTCACGATAAGACCGTATTCCTAGTTAGACCATCGTGTCGAGGATTTGAACCAAAGATTCATAGGTTGTTCGGGGATTCACAATGGCAAAGCGTGTGTTGGGCTCGCCCTTGTGTGAACTGGGAACAACGAATCCGATGCCATCTGCCAGCAGCTTGTTGGACCACTTAGTGTAATCCTCCAGAGTCCAACCCTTTTTCACGAACACCACTACAGAGAGCTGGGGGTCACGAACTAGCTCAAGATCGGGACGACGACGGATC includes these proteins:
- a CDS encoding NAD(P)/FAD-dependent oxidoreductase — its product is MTRPVVIVGASMGGLRAAETLRKSGYEDRLVVIGDEPHAPYNRPPLSKEVLAEQVDHAAVAFPLSEVLDDVEWVLGNAVVSADLESQSITLADGQHLEYSCLIIATGLRPRRLDLPGQPQSGAHAIRTLDDAMSLRAELKPGAKVVVYGAGFIGCEAAATATKLGATVTVVGKGPVPMLRPLGQQLAEDIQRRHEAHGVRFVMNTYLTRILGEEKVTGVVLDNGETLECDVLIESIGSLPNTEFLEGNDIDIESGVHVNSTLHALRKDGTAWSNVFAIGDVARFPIPQFDPTTRRVEHWNIPTEMARKVGKQVALQLGEDLEAHATELAKNFAPIPSFWSDQFEVSLLAYGLLDQGEEVRLLEGEVGGDCIYGYFKGDDMVGVCGIGMRSKVMGYRNKVGITVS
- a CDS encoding catechol 1,2-dioxygenase, with the translated sequence MGEVVGAAILAHVPTIMLPKETRLELNEGKEISLVPGLEKLRKDVMETLDYDTVIVLDSHWATTVEFVITSHDHREGKYTAEELPRGMSQIPYSFKGDRELAESVVKYDEKNGTWITPISDPYLPIMYATVNLWDYLGKGLDKRWVSVSVCQTATTEDFLRAGRALGEAIRDSDRKVLLLASGALSHTFYKLRDLRKHEASDPSHIFSPEARAADEERIEWFKAGDHKRVLETMPEFMKYKPEANFSHYLTMAGAIGEEANTSKGVMYSDYENSVGTGQVHIYFPKPEGGFPLPKDMVLSRD
- a CDS encoding aldehyde dehydrogenase, encoding MSTISVAGAEIDTRHYIGGQRVSSAQTYTNTSPIEGTFLGEISRGGQEEVDAAVAAARAAFPAWAKLGPQGRGVLLHKLADLIEENNETLSQLETMDNGSLLRSHRRGVMPRVAMNIRFFADWALNDLHHEPFETRGHTNNVSWDPSGVAALITPWNAPLMLATWKIGPALAAGDTVVLKPAEWTPLSASFFADLTKQAGIPDGVFNVVQGYGKEAGAALVAHPDINRISFTGSVPTAKVIARAAADNLTPCSFELGGKSPMIVLEDADLDLAAEIAVEQYDNAGQVCLSGTRIFVHENVADEFAKKFGEKAAAIKQGDPRDEGTDIGPQIHQVHFDRVKGFVDRAKAEGQEIVWGGEPNEELGGLFFKPTLVKNPTPGSEIVSSEIFGPVLCMMTFNTDEEVIEKANGTEFGLAAVVVSGNKEHAKKITDEIVAGTIWVNCFFVRDLRAPFGGSKKSGIGRDGGTWSFDFYADVKNTVVSPNGWKE
- a CDS encoding agmatine deiminase family protein, producing the protein MPAEWAEHERTWMAWPSSGYTLGETEELANEARKCWSDVANTIVRFEPVTILVDPSAVDEAKKWLDPQVEILVAQLDDAWMRDIGPTFVRDSSGKLAGVNWIFNGWGGQSWASWEHDSQAATKILDSIGVPRIDSPLTNEGGGIHVNGSRTVMITETVQLDPGRNPDWTKEQVEAELHRTLGVDHVIWMPRGLTRDYDEFGTRGHIDIVACFANEDTVLFHDQKNQEHPDYWISQEVRRVLKAVRDSEGNKLNVISVPAPEVLQDDEGWVDYSYINHYVCNGAVILCAFDDANDEKAKKVLSKAYPGREIVLVDARPLFARGGGIHCITQQQPKE
- a CDS encoding fumarylacetoacetate hydrolase family protein gives rise to the protein MTEYRRILLDGAAVQTVRDGEFLVAADGRRVAIEDAQHLPPSEPTKIIAVHLNYDSRTKEFMTKLPDAPTYFHKPITAINSHKGAVVRPEGCKWLNYEGEIVIVIGKTCRNISPEEAGDYIAGYTVGNDYGLHDFRDTDAGSMLRVKGSDTLAPVGPGLVTDWDFRNKMIRTYVNGKVKQEDNTDNMEWDMHYLVADIARTITLVPGDILFSGTPAFSRPVQPGDVVEVEVEGLGKLTNHIVVGPTPIRTDVGAQPTESEEVISTALGGDWEFRGIRTPSKDLYPSTVEEKE
- a CDS encoding type 1 glutamine amidotransferase, producing the protein MKALVIQHDHVSPTGPLGRRLKHHGFEITEFLVVPKESFKAPNVTVDFPDTDDFDLVVFLGAPWGAWDDNCIGNWLTPEIELCRELVTSNKPVLGICFGGQLMARALGGTVAPGQHPEIGWTYIWSDDQSLVSNGPWFQFHYDRFTVPPGAQEIARNPVAPQAFTINRSLGVQFHPELDSAALKGWLDEGGWPSVAEDHQDGEIMLAQTKAEDAAGEARTYALVDAFLTRVAQLV
- a CDS encoding gamma-glutamyl-gamma-aminobutyrate hydrolase family protein, with translation MARPRIAILARFAESTSATRYAAIVTARRLAEMVWAAGGEPLTMLPVSGSDWSDRLRGIDGVLMPGGADINPRTYGQEISSEHVYDVDDLADEADISLVKHALQTSIPFFAICRGLQITNVALGGTLVQHMEQPHQHHVAPVTIEKYLDELGLSTASLQASCYHHQMIDQVAPGLEVIGRSTEGYVEAVKINAPGWAFGVQWHPEDNYDTNAAQLEILSRFVSEAASFAAKN
- a CDS encoding NAD(P)-dependent alcohol dehydrogenase, with product MTTQVRAVGAKSEKAPLETIEITRRDVLPEDVRIAIDYSGICHSDIHTVRGDWGDMPYPVVPGHEIIGRVVEVGDKVTKYSVGDLVGVGVIVKSCGECDNCKAGDEHFCQGPTGPLLTYAEADPYMPGSSTHGGYSREIVTTEKFVYRIPENLDKAAAAPLLCAGITVYSPLKHWGAGPGKTVGVAGVGGLGHMAVKFAHALGAHTVALTTSPEKVELCKSLGADEVLITSDSEAMKASAEKFDLIISTLPGDHDMNPYLDLLGQDGSYVVVGAVGNMTHSFSLPKLMKRHRSIAGSQIGSTRETQEMLDFCGEHNIVADIELINADYINEAYDRVVAGDVQFRFVIDAQTI
- a CDS encoding ferredoxin; its protein translation is MLKIHVDMEKCQHYGQCVFDAPNVFRLNDDDKLEYEATADDSEQDNVQLAVDICPMQAISFTKAD
- a CDS encoding cytochrome P450 codes for the protein MATRSLADLDVFDNGAPWDLFAELRANDPVNWSDETDGGSGFWSVMRYHDIVKVLRDPETFTSSHFTNLEELEPDQEEARRSLLDSDGTRHRALRRLLQNDFTPNNVAKYETFLRGLTATTLDNAFAKGEFDFLHDVAADYPIRVLARLLEIPDTDIENIIRWGNAMIGSSDPSLTDLLPTDPESEKYRLVPFRSPAALEVFAYGDELKRQRLGRNGTDIISTMINSVPMDGKPLTDQEYHTNFLLLIVAGHETTRQTIAHTMNNLMNNPEVIAYLQENPQDIPWAVEEFLRYASPIYHFRRTATKDVEFGGKEIKAGQKVVTWFASGNRDPEVFADPEKMIPTRMPNEHMTFGRGGPHMCLGNALARIELIIMFEDVIRRIDKMERTGPMDFVHSNFIHGIKSMPVKVTLR
- a CDS encoding MarR family winged helix-turn-helix transcriptional regulator produces the protein MTGSHTLGETEARVANRLSHMQLDFEAMAVTSNLFRAASAVRNHFERNVLAESGLSWTAFVVLWVTWIWEPAETRDIAAEAGISKATLTGVLSTLEKMDLVLRSRSTEDGRLVLVTLTTKGQTLMETLFPAFNRQEVEVVSPVADNKRGDLADMLRAITAKIEG